One window of the Candidatus Zixiibacteriota bacterium genome contains the following:
- a CDS encoding exported hypothetical protein (Evidence 5 : Unknown function), whose protein sequence is MRFLGLAFVILMSFALFAVNTSALPTFNGKRIGFYPITNEVSFYQNVDDPGRDRGQTLQVVSINTFKLLTRFNFEFTADFNWGFSYLPRDHYMELSLVKEFVPRLSLNYQRIISSFEEKSINQFGLRISF, encoded by the coding sequence ATGAGATTTCTCGGTCTGGCGTTTGTCATCTTGATGTCTTTTGCATTATTTGCCGTCAATACTTCAGCGCTTCCGACTTTCAACGGCAAGCGGATCGGCTTTTATCCTATCACCAACGAAGTGTCCTTTTATCAAAATGTCGATGACCCCGGCCGCGACCGAGGACAAACTTTGCAGGTGGTTTCGATCAATACTTTCAAACTGCTGACCCGATTTAACTTTGAATTCACGGCCGATTTCAACTGGGGCTTCTCCTATCTGCCGCGCGACCACTATATGGAATTGTCTCTGGTGAAAGAATTTGTGCCCCGGTTGTCGCTTAATTATCAGCGCATAATTTCATCATTCGAGGAGAAATCGATTAATCAATTCGGCTTGCGTATTTCATTTTAA
- a CDS encoding conserved hypothetical protein (Evidence 4 : Unknown function but conserved in other organisms), giving the protein MLSRNDRKQAAKGTLRRIWKFAVLLTTIIFVLILLSQIVLTVAPVKRAIDKNPLSIINQPGNYPEIFKRDHNLLWRLRPSNEFKSPSGGSLIYRINALGMRGAMPSPTSHAVRIVALGNSVTFGWGVDEDSTFETQLRQMINKDPALPQVEVINAGIPGYSSFQGRRYYVEEISKLHPDILMVMFGWGDQMPAKDSIPDDKLQMPSESIIHLENFLDRIKLYSLIQNWLHSNTMDSSLNSRSSVRRVSIVNFYDNLNTIIKYAESESTAVILLTSPAPAPDRYNLTGNLSLIFLYHEYYNYQTRLAARNNQVPLIDVAQQFNKYDSLFDDAAHDPIHFNAAGHRTIAAALYNYLKTNSQLLTK; this is encoded by the coding sequence ATGTTATCGCGCAATGACCGAAAACAGGCGGCCAAAGGGACTTTGAGGCGAATTTGGAAATTCGCCGTCCTTCTAACTACGATAATATTTGTTTTAATTTTACTTTCTCAAATTGTACTTACCGTGGCGCCGGTAAAGAGAGCAATTGACAAAAATCCATTGTCGATTATTAATCAGCCCGGGAACTATCCCGAGATTTTTAAAAGGGATCACAATCTTCTCTGGCGGCTTCGCCCCTCCAACGAATTTAAATCCCCCTCCGGCGGCTCTCTGATATATCGCATCAACGCTCTCGGCATGCGCGGAGCGATGCCGTCGCCGACCTCCCATGCGGTTCGTATTGTGGCCCTGGGGAACTCCGTCACTTTTGGCTGGGGTGTTGATGAAGACAGTACTTTTGAAACACAACTCCGGCAAATGATAAACAAGGATCCAGCTCTCCCGCAGGTCGAGGTCATCAATGCCGGTATTCCCGGTTACAGCAGCTTCCAGGGCAGGCGTTATTATGTCGAAGAGATCTCAAAATTGCATCCGGATATTTTGATGGTGATGTTCGGTTGGGGCGACCAGATGCCGGCGAAAGACAGCATCCCCGACGATAAACTTCAGATGCCCTCGGAAAGCATTATTCATCTGGAAAATTTTCTGGATAGAATAAAATTATACAGCCTGATACAGAACTGGCTTCACTCAAATACAATGGATTCATCTCTCAATAGTAGATCATCGGTCAGACGGGTTTCCATTGTCAATTTTTATGACAACCTCAACACCATTATCAAGTATGCCGAAAGTGAAAGTACCGCAGTTATCCTTCTGACATCCCCGGCCCCCGCCCCGGACAGATACAATTTAACCGGGAATCTTTCCCTGATTTTTCTATATCATGAATATTATAATTATCAAACCCGGCTGGCGGCGCGGAACAACCAAGTGCCTCTGATTGATGTTGCTCAGCAATTCAATAAATACGACAGTCTATTCGATGACGCGGCCCATGACCCGATCCATTTCAATGCCGCCGGGCACCGTACAATTGCCGCAGCCCTCTATAATTATCTGAAAACCAATTCGCAATTATTGACGAAATAA